The following coding sequences are from one Oceanidesulfovibrio indonesiensis window:
- a CDS encoding heme exporter protein CcmB gives MLKPTMLIAAKDLRLTLTRGAGLVQALLLGLVLVFVFSLSRQAGDLVPAQTAATIFWLASLFSLVLMSNALFSLEEESNARPGLILSPAPLASVWAGKALASGLLLVASQLAFMPATIIFLGNEPSGPAESWLVGIAGILVVDWGLVAVGALLGALAQGQAGRESLLSLVLFPLVVPVLLAGIRLTTGFLEGASPLGAGSWLGLALGFGALYSAVGLLLFPVLYRAGD, from the coding sequence ATGCTGAAACCCACCATGCTTATTGCGGCCAAGGACCTGCGCCTCACGCTCACGCGGGGAGCCGGTCTCGTGCAGGCATTGCTTCTGGGGCTGGTGCTGGTTTTCGTGTTCAGCCTTTCGCGCCAGGCAGGCGATCTTGTGCCTGCGCAGACCGCGGCCACCATTTTCTGGCTCGCCTCGCTCTTCTCGCTCGTGCTCATGTCCAACGCCCTGTTCAGCCTGGAGGAAGAGAGCAACGCACGGCCAGGACTCATACTTTCCCCGGCGCCGCTGGCCTCCGTCTGGGCGGGCAAAGCCCTGGCCTCCGGCCTCCTGCTCGTCGCCTCCCAGCTCGCCTTCATGCCGGCGACCATCATCTTTCTAGGCAACGAGCCCTCAGGCCCCGCGGAAAGTTGGCTTGTCGGCATTGCCGGCATACTCGTGGTGGACTGGGGCCTCGTGGCGGTTGGCGCTTTGCTTGGCGCCCTGGCTCAGGGGCAGGCCGGGAGGGAGTCGCTTCTTTCGCTGGTGCTCTTTCCGCTGGTGGTTCCGGTGCTTCTCGCCGGAATCCGCCTCACCACTGGATTTCTGGAGGGCGCCTCGCCCCTGGGCGCGGGCTCGTGGCTGGGGCTGGCGCTCGGCTTCGGGGCGCTGTATTCCGCTGTGGGGCTGCTCCTGTTCCCCGTGCTGTACCGGGCAGGTGACTAG
- a CDS encoding CcmD family protein, with the protein MDPTGFLIAGNAVVWIGMGAYLAFLALNQKRLGERLTQLERLTHDEDEDTRA; encoded by the coding sequence ATGGACCCCACAGGTTTTCTCATCGCCGGCAACGCCGTGGTCTGGATCGGCATGGGCGCCTATCTGGCGTTTCTCGCCCTGAACCAGAAGCGACTCGGCGAACGCCTTACCCAACTCGAACGCCTCACTCACGATGAGGATGAAGACACAAGGGCCTGA
- a CDS encoding cytochrome c biogenesis protein, which yields MNIRFLLALAAGVAVFGSQLLVWLYAPVEMTLGPIQKIFYLHLPCAWWALMSFFVVFVASIAYLLKRNFFWDRLAGAAAELGVLLALLALATGSIWGRVSWNVWWTWDPRLTTTLVMWFIYAGYLLIRSLSMQPGRRAVVSAVLGIVAFLDVPLVFYSARLWRSIHPAVFSASGGGLEPEMKLTLFVCLGAFGLLWAALLLGRLWQMNAAERIEARIIWKEH from the coding sequence ATGAACATCCGTTTCCTGCTCGCACTGGCCGCCGGCGTGGCGGTCTTCGGCAGCCAACTGCTCGTGTGGCTGTATGCGCCCGTGGAGATGACGCTGGGGCCTATCCAGAAGATATTCTATCTCCACCTGCCATGCGCGTGGTGGGCGCTCATGAGCTTCTTCGTGGTCTTCGTCGCGTCCATCGCCTACCTGCTCAAACGCAATTTTTTCTGGGACCGTCTGGCAGGAGCGGCCGCGGAACTGGGCGTGCTGCTCGCCCTGCTCGCCCTGGCCACTGGCTCCATCTGGGGCCGCGTTTCCTGGAACGTCTGGTGGACATGGGACCCGCGCCTCACCACCACGCTCGTCATGTGGTTCATTTACGCGGGCTACCTGCTTATCCGTTCGCTTTCCATGCAGCCGGGCAGACGCGCCGTGGTCAGCGCAGTGCTCGGCATCGTTGCTTTTCTGGACGTTCCGCTCGTATTCTATTCCGCACGCCTCTGGCGCTCCATCCATCCGGCGGTGTTCAGCGCCTCCGGGGGCGGACTGGAGCCAGAGATGAAGCTCACCCTGTTCGTCTGTCTGGGCGCCTTCGGCCTGCTCTGGGCCGCCCTGTTGCTGGGCCGCCTGTGGCAAATGAACGCGGCCGAGCGCATCGAGGCGCGAATCATCTGGAAGGAGCATTGA